Below is a window of Garra rufa chromosome 24, GarRuf1.0, whole genome shotgun sequence DNA.
tcgagccattcgTGCCAGCCAAGGGAATGTCAAAGAAAAAGTTGACAAGCATGCttttttagttacaaaaaaatatGGAACCATTGCAGCAGAGGGCatctttttgttgctataacaacagctgcaacagtagcctatgtCAAAGACtaatagaatacccaagacttgtcactcgtatagttttgaattggGAAAAaagcaacgttcattatggccgcgaagccccgccttcttagtgaaagagccaatcgttgattagttaAGTCaacgcgtcactgcagctgccgttagaaatCCCGgctgctatagaaacaatcggcgctctagacgtgcactcagtactgcgcatgcacactggctcatttagccggaaaaataagcgttttttaacgctattggagcacaaggaaccatatttaggcagttcttgttggatttctttggaaaaaattgtaaaatatgaaatttaatcgtaagcttggtgaacagttttggagaatttgatgtttccccattcaaagagataggagctgcacttgcctgcctgagtagcgtttcaaagatggccgccaagtgacatgacttgccttaaagggactttgcctATGTGTGGTGCAGAAATGTTGATAAAAGGggaagctggctcttttctttttttgacatttttgccttttatttgataggacagtatttagacaggaaGGAAAGTGGGAGAGAAAGAGGGGGAGGGGGGGTCGAGAAAGGTCTGCAAGCCGGGACTTGAAAAAGGGACGCTCAAAGCACAACAGCACTACTGTACATGTCGatgtgcggctcaagaagctaGCAACGCTGCACATCGGTTCTTTAAGATAACAGGGTTGCGAATAtggttcacaacaataaaataaaagtctatataaTGGCACCTTTTCCATTTTGTTACTGAAACGACAGGTCaagctactcgcttgtcattggtcagctctcaaaaaagcgcttgacgtagggtgttttcttcagaaaagtacaaattttttcaacttgaaaagatgctcaagctgcagaaaaagacgccggcTTTTAAAAGAACGTTTAGGACTTTTTTGAAAACACAGTTTACTCCAAAggattataatgtaaaacagacaCTGGCAGTTTGAAAAAAAGACACCTAGTTTTCTCTTTGCTCTGTGATGTGTTTTACACTGcgtgagtttgattgacaggtgatctgaccaatcataacacagAATTAGCAAttttttgtccgacaaacaaaccaggacaggagagtagattaatgtCAGTGGATTGAACTTGAAAAAATGGTGTGTTATTGACATCCTTCCacggttgaaacaagataccttttGATGTTCATTCGTATTTATTTTAAGCTATACTAGTAAAGCGGAagagctgattggttcatgtccTGCTTGTCATCATGTCAtcacacattaaagagccaaaaaatggtatttattgtttgtatttcctCAAAAATGACAAAAGTTGAAAGCAGAGACTTTGTTTATACCAAAAGCAACCTGTTCTGTCTTGTCTGTTAACacgttgtcagtttcctctttgctctgcCATGGTTAGTCGGACATAACAGCATTGACGCAGgtttttgcaaagggtcaattcaTTTCAGAAAGAGGCTTTTGGTCTCAATACCCACCTCTCGTTTTTCAGGGTCCCCTCCTTGAGGCAGCTGCTGTTGAGGAGTTTTAACTAGCTGCTCGGAATGTACCATCCCAGAAGTCTTTGCTCTGTTGGGGGAATGGTCTGCATATGCACTGGAGATGGAGGAGGGCATCCTCTGATTATGGGTCTTTATATTTCCCGGTCCTCCAGGAGCGCTGTAGCCCCCTCCTCCTGTCTTCTTATTCAGGTTTGTGTTGTTGAGATTCTACAGGAAATGAGGTTGATGGCATGTTTAGATCCCCATACAGGTGTGTAGATCATATTGATATCTAAATGTTAGTAGATAATCAATTTGATAAAATAAGATGAATCAATTGAAATGCAAGATGAAAGCTTTTTACCACAGTGATTTGCGAAATATCACCCAGCTTGCTTTTCATCTCCTCGTATGAAAGGCCTCCCTAGAATATAGAGTAAAACTGAAAAAGTGTCTCTGGTGTAACATGAATTCATGTGGTGTGACGGTGGGTAAACGtacttaaagtcaacatgaaatggcaTTCAGAACCAGCTttactttaaatatatatttaaaatatttaaatattcaatGAGACCAAAAGTAGGAGGGACCTAATTCACTGGATTTGGAAAATAGGCGTGGCCTGAATATGAGTCTGAATGTGAAATCAGGTTACATTTGTTTATCCTTGTTGTTAACCTGCTGtatatgcaggttcagaaagcgctcagattccatcaaaaatatcttaatttgtgtcgcAAAGGTTTTACAGTTTTGGGACGACATGGCGGtgagaaatttttatttttgggtgaacaatctctTTAAAACCTGTGTGACCCAAAGTTATTTCAGAAGCAgattattagattttttaaaaatagtttttgtaaaaaaacaatGCAGAATCATGCAAAATAAGATCAGGGAAATGTGTTAATAAAGTAAAATGGTCCATTATGCTTTCATGTTGAGGGTGTATTATTAGGTGAGAATGATTATGAAGATTGAACTCAAGATTCAGTTAGTTTGTTAGTGAATTTATGTTGTGCATTACTGTCCCCTGCTGGACAACTTCAGCCTGTTTGACTCACGCTCCATTTATGAGCATCCCAAGCATTAAACCAGCCGGTGAAGGTGGGCGGCTCATAGCCTTGTTTAACAGTGGTGATGGGTGTCCCAGGGTCCCGTCCGGCTGGGTGGGTTTTAAGATAGTCCACTGCACTGTTATAGGATTCTTGAGTCTCATACTGGTTGGCTGAGTTGCCAATCCAAAGGAAAATCTGAGGGAGGAAACAGAAGAGGTCCCAGTCACCAGTTTGAAAACCCATTCGTGACCCTGaacaagtcataagggtccatttttttaaattgagatttatacatcttttgaagctgaataaataagctttccattgatgtatggtttgttaggataggacaatatttagcagagacacaactatttgaaaatctggaatgggtgcaaaaaatctaaatattgagaaaattgcctttaaaaatttagttttgatatatttatggtaggaaatttacaaaatatcttcatggaatatgatctttacttaatatcccaaggatttttggcattaaagaaaaaatcattttgacccacacaatgtattttcggctattgctacaaatatacccatgctacttaagactggttttgttgtccagggtcacatttgtctcaGTAACTTAATACTCAAAACAACTAGCAGAATTGTTGTTTGATGTTATTTttttctgcatattttgcataacCCAGAACGACACCGCAATTTCACTGCAGCCACATGCAAAAGAAGCTGACAGCTTGACCTCACACAACCCACCTCCTCCCAGGTGTCTAGAAGCATGACATCATCCTCATCTAGATCGTCCTGACTGAAGTCAGCCACCTCTGTCATAAGAAATCGGCCCGTCTGATTGGAGCATTCAAACAGACGAGGTTCGTGAAGTGCCACTTCTTTTTCCAGTCTGGTGGAGACAGAGGAAGTCAGTGGAAATGATTGACTGTTCTCTAGATTGGACGTATGACCTCATCTTTATCTGTTTTTATGGTTGTACCTCTTGTCACAGGCGTATGGAGCTTTCCCTCCCAAAGCCACCCAGAAGGCAGCTGGTTCCTGTCCTTCCATCACAATCTGCTTGTCCTGCTCAGAAAGCAAATCGGCTACGGCTTTCCCCATCTCCCTCTCATCTCCACTGCAGCCCTGTgagaaacaaaaacacacacaaatagagaaagagagagatttaaaaatgtaagaaagtaTATTTAGCATGATTTATGAATTAATAAACCACTGGTTGAAAGTTTGTAATAATTGATAATAAtttagcaccaaatcagcatattagaatgatttctgaaggatcatgtgacactgaaaactgaagtaatgatgctgaaaattcagttttgcatcacaggaataaattagactCATTTTAGGACAGAATTGTGTATTTATTGTAACACATTTGATCCGGAGTATAATTATGTTTTGCTCATTTAATGTAATATCATTTTACTCTATATTTATTCAGTACAACCAATTACACATGTATTTATTTCAATCATTTAAATTAAAGGTATTGGTTATAGATGTAATTATTATATTTCATTAAttagtgtatatttatatatatttatacttgcCTTGCCATACCACAGGAAGACATTCTGATGAGTTTTGAGCAGAAAGACGTCATTGGTGTTGAGAGAGGAGGCTCGGCTGGCCACCTCTGTTGCTTTGGTGTTCATCTCATGTGTTCCTCGGACCTGGAAGAGTCTGGCACCAGGATCAGGGTTCACAACACCTGCTCTACCTGTCCCACCCTGAGAAACAATCAACATGTCACTGAAAGGCTAAAGCacctaaaggagtagttcactttcagaacaaaaatttacagataatgtactcacccccttatcatccaagatgttcatgtctttctttcttcagtcataaagaaataatgttttttgaagaaaacatttcaggatttctctccatataatggacttctatgatgcccccgagtttgaacttccaaaatgcagtttaaatgcagcttcaaagtgctctaaatgatcccagctgaggaagaaaagtcttatctagcaaaacgatgattttgtttttagaaaataaccgatcgttttgctggATAACACCCTTCTATTCTCAGCTGtgatcttttagagccctttgtagctgcattttggaagttcaaactcgtgggcaccatagaagtccattatatggagagaaatcctgaaatgttttcctcaaaaaacaatttccttacgactgaagaaagaaagacatgaacatcttgaatgacaaaggggtgagtagaatatctgtaaattttttgttctgaaagtaacctactcctttaaagggatagttcacccaaaaaatctcaacacccattcactcccattataaagcttggaagaaacaggacatttttaatataactccaactgtaATAATCTAAAAGAAGAGATTGATATACACCTACGATGGATTAAGGGTGAGTTAATAAGGTTATATGTTCCATAGGAATGAAGTGACAATCACCTCAAAAATGACAAGCCTGCCCTTAAAGATGGCCAGGAAGTGTCTGGGCTCTTTTCCCATGACCACTCTGACCTGCGTTGGGGCTCCATTGTATTTGTTATCCAAATTCACCGCCTGATAAGCGCTTGCCGTCACCTCATCCTGTGTGGCATGGCGACCCTGGAGAGCACAAGCTTCATGTCATATGCTCTCCACTCTCTTATATGTTTTCTCCATGTATTATGACATAAAACAActttcaaaatttcaaaaaatttCAGTTTATGTTGTGTTGGAGATAGAGTATGCATGATATGCTTCTCACCTGCCACATGTAGAGGATGTACTGTGGTTTGTTGGCTCTGTTGTAGGTATACAGCACTAGATAACAGTCTCCTCCATAAAACTGTCCATATGTGCTTGGGTTCACCTCTTTCAGTTCAAGATCCTCAATGCGCCAAACCTGAACACAAAACAGAGCAGATATTTGTTGTGGTGTAATagcaatcccaaacttttgagttcaggtattattattttatcagaCCTGAACATGTCCTGAGGCATCGTCCACCATCCGCTCCTGAGCAGCCAGCTTTGGTTGAGCGTGAAGCTCCATGACATCAAACTTAACCT
It encodes the following:
- the vill gene encoding advillin, whose protein sequence is MTEAQDVLKNIQRKPGLQIWTISKMKMVPVPEQAYGNFFEGDCYIILNVSSGATQSTDIHYWIGNASSQDEQGAAAIYVTQLDGCLGGSPVQYREVQGSESAKFKSYFKNGIIYKKGGAGSGFTHVESNVYNIQRLLHVKGTKHVTAREVEVSWSSFNLGDIFLLDLGKAIIQWNGPQSNRQEKLKAVLLAQDIRDRERGGRSQIGVIEGWQEEASPELMKIMISVLGQRSGHLKEPVPDDKPGLNETSNVKLYHVSDASGQLLVQEVATSPLTQDLLISTDCYILDQGGSTVMVWKGKAASDEERHSALSRAVGFIKAKNYPSNTKVEVMSEGGESAMFKHLFKSWKEKGQTQGMGKTHSVGKIAKVDQVKFDVMELHAQPKLAAQERMVDDASGHVQVWRIEDLELKEVNPSTYGQFYGGDCYLVLYTYNRANKPQYILYMWQGRHATQDEVTASAYQAVNLDNKYNGAPTQVRVVMGKEPRHFLAIFKGRLVIFEGGTGRAGVVNPDPGARLFQVRGTHEMNTKATEVASRASSLNTNDVFLLKTHQNVFLWYGKGCSGDEREMGKAVADLLSEQDKQIVMEGQEPAAFWVALGGKAPYACDKRLEKEVALHEPRLFECSNQTGRFLMTEVADFSQDDLDEDDVMLLDTWEEIFLWIGNSANQYETQESYNSAVDYLKTHPAGRDPGTPITTVKQGYEPPTFTGWFNAWDAHKWSGGLSYEEMKSKLGDISQITVNLNNTNLNKKTGGGGYSAPGGPGNIKTHNQRMPSSISSAYADHSPNRAKTSGMVHSEQLVKTPQQQLPQGGDPEKREEYLSDAEFENLLGCTRDSFQRLPKWRQNDLKKKAGLF